One segment of Vagococcus martis DNA contains the following:
- a CDS encoding response regulator transcription factor — MQILVADDDKEIVELLSIYIKNEGYDVVKAYDGKEALSKIITNPNIALLILDIMMPKMNGLEVVKELRKESQIPIIMLTAKTTDMDKIQGLITGADDYVTKPFNPLEIMARVKSLLRRTNMQVQSEEPDLLEVGPLIIKKDSHEVETDQGVKIQLTALEFGILYLLASHPNRVFSAEEIFERVWQQESLVSAKTVMVHVSHLRDKIEEATNGEKVIQTVWGVGYKIEG; from the coding sequence ATGCAAATACTAGTAGCTGATGATGATAAAGAAATTGTTGAACTATTAAGCATCTATATAAAAAACGAAGGATATGACGTTGTTAAAGCTTATGATGGTAAGGAAGCTCTTAGTAAGATTATTACAAATCCTAACATCGCATTATTAATTCTTGATATTATGATGCCAAAAATGAACGGATTAGAAGTCGTTAAAGAACTAAGAAAGGAATCTCAAATTCCTATTATAATGTTAACAGCTAAAACAACTGATATGGATAAAATACAGGGATTGATTACAGGTGCTGATGATTATGTTACCAAGCCATTTAATCCTTTAGAAATTATGGCACGTGTAAAATCACTACTGAGAAGGACTAATATGCAAGTCCAATCTGAAGAACCTGACTTATTAGAGGTAGGACCTTTAATTATAAAAAAAGATTCACATGAAGTTGAAACTGATCAAGGTGTAAAAATACAACTAACAGCTTTAGAGTTTGGCATTCTTTATTTACTTGCTAGTCATCCAAATCGTGTGTTTAGTGCTGAAGAAATTTTTGAAAGGGTATGGCAACAAGAAAGTTTAGTTTCTGCGAAAACAGTCATGGTTCATGTTAGTCACTTAAGAGATAAGATTGAAGAAGCTACTAATGGCGAGAAAGTAATCCAAACAGTTTGGGGAGTGGGGTATAAAATTGAGGGATGA
- a CDS encoding serine hydrolase, whose product MTQSNKYKYKVVILLIILSVFPIHVLAASNELDVPAKSAIAVDFDTGKILYEKNSSEALPIASMTKLISAYLVYESVKTGKISWNDSVPFDDTLIKLTENPDLSNIPIKKELTYTVEDSLKAMLISSANVSTTGLARLISGTEQAFVDQMNLKVDEWGIKDANFISASGLDTQDLPKEDRYPNSKDDDANMMSAKSMVIVAKHLITDYPEVLDITKQSHYTLFQGTKDEQTYWSSNLMLPDLYYYTKGVDGLKTGTTPNAGACFIGSTVQDGHRIITVVMNVDEKYSRFEVTRNILNYIKTYWEYQEVNRAGSNAIVEKLDVPNGKVATVPLIIKNSSSLWVNKQTSELKQVFNQKNDKLSAPLQKNDIVGQQVTTDINDKLGYLDQKDTGQATSDVMTKNDVLKANIFVRVWRSIKNSIQ is encoded by the coding sequence ATGACACAATCAAACAAATACAAATATAAGGTAGTCATCTTACTTATTATTTTGTCAGTATTCCCAATTCATGTGTTAGCTGCAAGCAACGAACTTGATGTTCCAGCTAAATCTGCTATTGCGGTTGATTTTGACACGGGCAAAATTTTATATGAGAAAAACAGTAGTGAAGCACTACCTATCGCTTCAATGACAAAACTGATATCTGCCTATCTTGTATACGAATCAGTAAAAACTGGAAAAATAAGCTGGAATGATTCTGTTCCTTTTGATGACACTCTTATCAAATTGACTGAAAACCCTGACTTATCAAATATTCCTATAAAAAAAGAGTTAACTTATACTGTTGAAGATAGCCTTAAAGCCATGCTCATTTCTTCAGCTAACGTTTCTACTACCGGTCTCGCCAGACTAATATCTGGTACCGAACAAGCTTTTGTTGACCAAATGAACCTTAAAGTAGATGAATGGGGAATCAAGGATGCTAACTTTATCTCTGCATCCGGCCTTGATACTCAAGATTTACCAAAAGAAGATCGATATCCTAACTCAAAAGATGACGATGCCAACATGATGTCCGCAAAAAGTATGGTCATTGTCGCAAAACATTTGATTACTGATTATCCAGAGGTATTAGATATTACAAAGCAATCTCACTATACTTTGTTTCAAGGGACTAAAGATGAACAAACTTATTGGTCTTCAAATTTGATGTTGCCTGATTTATATTACTATACTAAAGGTGTAGATGGACTAAAAACTGGGACAACCCCTAATGCAGGTGCTTGTTTCATTGGCTCAACCGTTCAAGATGGACATCGCATTATAACTGTTGTCATGAATGTTGATGAGAAGTATAGTCGTTTTGAAGTCACAAGAAATATTCTAAACTATATTAAAACATATTGGGAATACCAAGAAGTTAACAGAGCTGGTTCAAACGCTATTGTTGAAAAATTAGATGTACCTAATGGAAAAGTTGCAACTGTTCCTTTAATTATAAAAAACTCAAGTTCTTTATGGGTAAACAAGCAAACAAGTGAATTAAAACAAGTGTTTAACCAAAAAAACGATAAACTTTCGGCACCACTTCAAAAAAATGATATCGTTGGGCAGCAAGTAACGACCGATATAAACGACAAGCTTGGCTATCTCGATCAAAAAGACACTGGGCAAGCAACTAGTGATGTGATGACAAAAAATGACGTACTAAAAGCGAATATTTTTGTCAGAGTATGGCGATCAATAAAGAACAGCATACAATAA
- a CDS encoding serine hydrolase domain-containing protein has product MKKSRMAYDKLKRKQKWIGLLFFLIGSLITISIIITVIALYPNELTSLVKTHATSQSTSSSSTSVDDKPTSTDSSEPLQQTHTFTPRTNFAENAETPLLLKPLKDKLEQDIASRELSGTLLAIKNNQVVMYNSFGYATDVPWKAQESTYMIASIQKFYTALLISTLISENKLSLDTTLNKFFPEIPGSDQITIDSMLSMTSGLKIDFYKKPKTKDEWKEYVLKNTTNTYSNTWTYSPVNYTLLAMIIEKLTNKTYEEYFNNTVKVPLNLKQTGFYSKEIQNINLVPPYEENGTQKKDSNEDYIYIRELGTGNMYVSPKDFAIVVQALMDGKFGDITSIENMWLKPGQFDQTFYKSGLYRKRLNQNDSIIFWGHGVFRGYEPTVIFNDDASDMIIYFSNQYLSNKSNTIATQEFYDILSSPITFNEGNS; this is encoded by the coding sequence ATGAAAAAATCACGTATGGCATATGATAAATTAAAAAGAAAACAAAAATGGATAGGTTTGTTATTCTTCTTGATTGGAAGTTTAATCACCATTAGTATCATTATTACAGTAATAGCATTGTACCCTAACGAATTGACATCTCTTGTAAAAACACACGCGACATCTCAATCAACTTCTAGTTCTAGTACATCCGTTGACGATAAACCCACATCTACTGATTCGTCAGAACCGTTACAACAAACTCATACATTTACTCCTAGAACTAATTTTGCCGAAAATGCAGAGACTCCACTTCTACTAAAACCATTAAAAGACAAACTAGAACAAGATATTGCATCTAGAGAATTATCAGGAACTTTACTAGCAATTAAAAATAATCAAGTTGTAATGTACAACTCATTTGGTTATGCAACTGATGTCCCTTGGAAGGCCCAAGAAAGCACTTATATGATTGCATCGATTCAAAAATTTTATACAGCATTACTTATATCGACTCTCATATCAGAAAATAAATTGTCATTAGATACTACTTTAAATAAATTCTTTCCGGAAATACCCGGTAGTGATCAGATTACAATTGATAGTATGTTATCTATGACATCAGGATTGAAAATTGATTTTTATAAAAAACCCAAAACTAAAGATGAATGGAAAGAATATGTTTTAAAAAATACTACTAATACATATTCTAATACTTGGACATACTCACCAGTTAACTACACTCTACTTGCAATGATAATAGAAAAATTAACTAATAAAACGTATGAAGAATACTTTAATAACACAGTTAAAGTACCTTTGAATTTAAAGCAAACAGGTTTTTATTCAAAGGAAATCCAAAATATTAATCTAGTTCCTCCATATGAAGAGAATGGGACACAAAAAAAAGATTCTAATGAGGATTATATATATATAAGAGAATTAGGTACTGGAAATATGTATGTTTCTCCAAAAGATTTTGCTATAGTTGTACAAGCTTTGATGGACGGTAAATTTGGTGATATTACATCTATTGAAAATATGTGGTTAAAACCAGGGCAATTTGATCAGACATTTTATAAATCAGGTTTATACAGAAAAAGATTAAATCAAAATGATTCTATTATTTTTTGGGGACATGGGGTTTTTAGAGGATACGAACCTACTGTGATATTTAATGATGATGCTAGCGATATGATCATTTATTTTAGTAATCAATACTTATCGAATAAATCAAATACGATTGCTACTCAAGAATTTTATGATATCCTCTCTTCACCTATAACATTCAATGAAGGGAATTCTTAA
- a CDS encoding MazG-like family protein produces MNLNRLIDLSKKEPKSLEEMGLKLAEETGEVAEAILKYKKSSGSQYKHGTLDDLKEECADTLLVALSLYFQLEGSSIDELNNIIEKKAGKWEKHMQIKE; encoded by the coding sequence ATGAATCTAAATAGATTAATCGATTTATCTAAAAAAGAACCAAAATCTCTGGAAGAAATGGGATTAAAACTAGCTGAAGAAACTGGTGAGGTAGCCGAAGCAATTTTAAAATATAAAAAATCCAGTGGCAGTCAATACAAACATGGTACATTAGACGATTTAAAGGAAGAGTGTGCTGACACTTTACTTGTAGCTTTATCCTTATATTTTCAACTAGAAGGTAGCTCCATAGATGAACTAAACAATATCATTGAGAAAAAAGCTGGGAAATGGGAAAAGCACATGCAAATTAAAGAGTAG
- the serS gene encoding serine--tRNA ligase, whose product MLDLKFIRQNTELVKEKLMTRGVEGEKIDEFVHLDQERRDNLVKVETLKKHRNDVSQDIAKLKREKQNADDKIQEMKQVGEDIKVLDERINTIDEQLEYIAHTLPNLPAEGVPIGNAEDENIELRKWETPKQFDFEPKPHWEVAEELDILDFERGAKVSGSRFLFYKGAGARLERAVYNLMLDTHIYEHGYTEMIPPYIVNDKSMFGTGQFPKFKEDVFQLENSNYTLIPTAEVPLTNYYRDEILDNDTLPVYFTALSPAFRSEAGSAGRDTRGLIRLHQFNKVEMVKFSKPETSYEELEKMTNNAEAILQKLNLPYRVIVLCTGDMGFSAAKTYDIEVWIPAQETYREISSCSNCEDFQARRAKIRYRDEEEKVQYVHTLNGSGLAVGRTVAAILENYQNEDGSVTIPEALVPYMGGMTKITK is encoded by the coding sequence ATGTTAGATTTAAAATTTATACGTCAGAATACTGAATTAGTCAAAGAGAAATTAATGACACGTGGTGTTGAAGGAGAAAAGATTGATGAATTTGTTCATCTTGACCAAGAACGCCGTGATAACTTAGTTAAAGTCGAAACATTAAAAAAACATCGTAATGATGTATCACAAGATATCGCAAAATTAAAACGCGAAAAACAAAATGCTGATGATAAAATTCAAGAAATGAAACAAGTTGGTGAAGATATCAAAGTGCTGGATGAACGTATCAACACAATTGATGAACAACTAGAGTATATCGCCCATACCTTACCTAACTTACCAGCCGAAGGAGTTCCAATTGGTAATGCTGAAGACGAAAATATTGAATTAAGAAAATGGGAAACACCAAAACAATTTGATTTTGAGCCTAAGCCTCATTGGGAAGTTGCGGAAGAATTAGATATTCTTGATTTCGAACGTGGGGCTAAGGTTTCTGGTAGTCGATTCCTTTTCTATAAAGGTGCCGGAGCAAGATTAGAACGTGCCGTATATAACCTAATGCTAGACACTCATATCTATGAACATGGATATACTGAAATGATTCCACCATACATTGTTAATGACAAATCAATGTTTGGTACTGGACAATTCCCTAAATTTAAAGAAGATGTTTTCCAATTAGAAAACTCAAATTACACATTAATCCCAACAGCAGAAGTACCATTAACAAACTATTATCGTGATGAAATCTTAGATAATGATACCTTACCTGTTTACTTCACTGCTTTAAGTCCTGCTTTTCGTTCAGAAGCTGGTAGTGCTGGTAGAGATACTCGCGGATTGATTAGATTACATCAATTCAACAAAGTGGAAATGGTAAAATTCAGTAAACCGGAAACATCTTATGAAGAATTAGAAAAAATGACAAATAATGCTGAAGCTATTCTACAGAAATTAAATTTACCATATCGTGTCATTGTATTATGTACTGGTGATATGGGGTTCTCAGCAGCGAAAACATATGATATCGAAGTTTGGATTCCAGCTCAAGAAACATATCGTGAAATCAGTTCTTGTTCTAACTGTGAGGATTTCCAAGCAAGACGTGCGAAAATTCGTTACAGAGACGAAGAAGAAAAAGTGCAATACGTTCATACACTTAACGGATCAGGTTTAGCGGTCGGACGTACTGTTGCAGCTATTTTAGAAAACTACCAAAATGAGGATGGCAGTGTGACTATACCAGAAGCACTTGTACCTTATATGGGTGGTATGACTAAAATTACTAAATAA
- a CDS encoding L-lactate dehydrogenase, producing MSKVGIIGLGHVGSDIAYTLCTKCQVDELVLIDKNKEKVIAEYLELTDSMMMTEVKTTILLHEYSYLNDADIIVISVGSQSIDNEDRVSELSDNARSIRQVVPKVIASGFKGIFLVITNPCDVITTLVHRESGFPAHRVIGTGTSLDTIRMKRVVGEKLGISGQSIGGYVLGEHGESQFVAWSSVTVGTQKLLEFTKLSEEELEEMKEATRLGGWEIHQRKSWTSFGIASTVSRLIQSILKDEKRIYPLSIYHEVENIHIGYPAFIGKKGIIKSLSLDLTSKETVLFEQSIAKVKKYVNH from the coding sequence TTGAGTAAAGTTGGAATTATTGGATTAGGGCATGTTGGGTCAGATATTGCTTATACCTTATGTACAAAATGTCAAGTAGATGAATTAGTGTTAATTGATAAAAACAAAGAAAAAGTAATAGCAGAATATTTAGAACTCACAGATAGTATGATGATGACAGAGGTAAAAACAACTATTTTATTACATGAGTACAGTTATTTAAATGATGCGGATATTATAGTCATTAGTGTAGGAAGTCAGTCTATTGATAATGAAGATCGCGTGTCTGAGCTATCTGATAATGCTAGGTCTATTCGACAAGTAGTTCCTAAAGTGATTGCTAGTGGCTTTAAAGGTATCTTTTTAGTCATTACAAACCCATGTGATGTGATTACAACACTTGTTCATCGTGAAAGTGGCTTTCCAGCTCATCGTGTGATTGGTACAGGAACTAGTTTAGATACGATTCGTATGAAAAGAGTGGTTGGTGAAAAATTAGGTATCTCTGGCCAATCAATCGGGGGATACGTGTTAGGTGAACATGGAGAAAGTCAATTTGTGGCATGGTCAAGTGTCACAGTGGGTACGCAAAAATTACTAGAATTTACTAAATTATCTGAAGAAGAATTAGAAGAAATGAAAGAGGCAACTCGTTTAGGTGGATGGGAAATTCATCAACGTAAAAGTTGGACTAGTTTTGGGATAGCTTCAACGGTATCACGATTGATTCAGTCTATTTTAAAAGACGAAAAGAGAATTTACCCTTTATCTATCTATCATGAAGTAGAAAATATTCATATAGGGTATCCTGCTTTTATTGGAAAAAAAGGAATTATTAAATCATTATCTTTGGACTTAACATCTAAAGAGACGGTATTATTTGAACAATCTATTGCTAAAGTAAAAAAATATGTCAATCATTAA
- the guaB gene encoding IMP dehydrogenase, with amino-acid sequence MSNWETKFSKKGYTFDDVLLIPAESHVLPNDVDLSVELSSKIKLNIPIMSASMDTVTDSKMAIAMARQGGLGVIHKNMSVEQQKDEVRKVKRSESGVIIDPFFLTPEHKVSDAEHLMAKYRISGVPIVDTLENRILVGILTNRDLRFVTDYNLMIRDVMTKEGLVTAPVGTSLKDAENILQQHKIEKLPIVDAKGRLSGLITIKDIEKVIEFPNAAKDEHGRLLVAAAVGVTSDTFERAGALIEAGVDALVIDTAHGHSAGVIRKIKEIRDAFPDVTLIAGNVATAEATRALYDVGVDVVKVGIGPGSICTTRVVAGVGVPQLTAIYDAAGVAREYGRTIIADGGIKYSGDIVKALAAGGYVVMLGSMLAGTDESPGEFEIFQGRRFKTYRGMGSLGAMEKGSSDRYFQSSVNEANKLVPEGIEGRVAYKGSVQDIIFQMLGGLRAGMGYVGAGNLKELRDNAQFVEMSGAGLRESHPHDVQITKEAPNYSIS; translated from the coding sequence ATGTCAAATTGGGAAACTAAATTTTCAAAAAAAGGGTATACATTTGATGATGTTCTATTAATTCCAGCTGAAAGTCACGTGTTACCAAACGATGTTGATTTAAGTGTAGAATTATCATCTAAGATTAAGTTAAATATTCCAATTATGAGTGCTAGTATGGATACTGTTACAGACAGTAAAATGGCAATTGCTATGGCTAGACAAGGTGGTTTAGGTGTTATCCACAAAAATATGAGTGTAGAACAACAAAAAGATGAGGTAAGAAAAGTAAAACGTTCTGAAAGTGGCGTTATTATCGATCCGTTCTTTTTAACACCAGAGCATAAAGTAAGTGATGCAGAACATTTAATGGCTAAATATCGTATTAGTGGAGTACCCATTGTAGATACATTAGAAAATAGAATATTAGTTGGTATTTTAACAAACCGTGACTTACGTTTTGTGACGGACTATAATTTAATGATTAGGGATGTTATGACTAAAGAGGGACTAGTCACAGCGCCAGTTGGAACATCTTTAAAAGATGCAGAAAATATTTTACAACAACATAAAATTGAAAAATTACCTATCGTAGATGCTAAAGGTCGTTTGAGTGGGTTAATCACGATTAAAGATATTGAAAAAGTGATTGAATTTCCTAATGCCGCAAAAGATGAACATGGTCGTTTATTAGTTGCAGCAGCTGTTGGTGTAACAAGTGATACATTTGAGAGAGCCGGTGCTTTAATTGAAGCTGGTGTTGATGCGTTAGTTATTGATACTGCTCATGGACATAGCGCGGGAGTTATACGTAAAATTAAAGAAATTCGCGATGCCTTTCCAGATGTCACATTAATTGCAGGAAACGTTGCGACTGCTGAAGCAACACGTGCATTATATGACGTTGGTGTAGATGTTGTGAAAGTCGGAATTGGCCCAGGTTCAATTTGTACAACACGTGTTGTTGCAGGTGTTGGTGTCCCACAATTAACAGCTATTTATGATGCAGCAGGTGTCGCTCGTGAATATGGTCGTACAATCATCGCTGATGGTGGTATTAAGTACTCTGGAGATATCGTAAAAGCATTAGCTGCTGGTGGATATGTTGTCATGCTAGGTTCAATGCTAGCTGGAACAGATGAGTCTCCAGGTGAATTTGAAATTTTCCAAGGTCGTCGTTTTAAAACATACCGTGGAATGGGTTCTTTAGGAGCTATGGAAAAAGGGTCAAGTGACCGTTATTTCCAAAGTTCTGTTAATGAAGCAAACAAATTAGTTCCCGAAGGTATTGAAGGTCGTGTAGCGTACAAAGGTAGTGTACAAGATATTATCTTCCAAATGCTGGGAGGCTTACGTGCCGGAATGGGTTATGTTGGAGCTGGTAACTTAAAAGAGCTAAGAGACAACGCACAATTTGTTGAAATGAGTGGCGCTGGTTTAAGAGAATCTCATCCTCATGATGTTCAAATTACTAAAGAAGCACCAAACTATTCAATTTCATAA
- a CDS encoding DUF1129 domain-containing protein — translation MSELTNEELQQKVAENRELEKQLTKKNDQFIFDLKKILDEEGVEVDERQKIETFNTMLKELIEGQKTGLTAKHLYGTPTEAVVFITTKPAAPLKTNFGSMWLDNSLLLFTFLSVMTGILTMVSKSPQPTQGILSITIGAMSGGLSFYLIYRYIYIYDMPGADRSKRPGVWKTGGIMALCFIPWLMIFSLSAFIPHAINPSLDPVLTLILGVVAFGIRYLLKKKYNIQGSMFLRP, via the coding sequence ATGTCTGAGTTAACAAATGAAGAATTGCAACAAAAAGTTGCAGAAAACCGTGAATTAGAAAAACAATTAACTAAAAAAAATGATCAGTTTATATTTGATTTAAAAAAGATACTTGATGAAGAAGGCGTAGAAGTTGATGAACGCCAAAAAATAGAAACATTCAATACTATGTTAAAAGAACTTATAGAAGGACAAAAAACTGGTCTGACAGCGAAGCACCTATATGGTACGCCAACAGAAGCTGTTGTATTTATAACAACAAAGCCAGCAGCGCCACTTAAAACCAATTTTGGTTCGATGTGGTTAGATAATAGCTTATTGCTATTTACTTTTTTATCAGTTATGACAGGTATCTTAACCATGGTATCTAAATCACCACAACCGACACAAGGCATATTAAGTATCACGATTGGTGCGATGTCAGGTGGTCTATCATTTTACTTAATCTATCGTTATATTTATATATACGATATGCCAGGAGCTGATAGAAGTAAACGACCTGGTGTATGGAAGACAGGTGGGATTATGGCACTATGTTTTATCCCATGGTTAATGATTTTTTCATTATCTGCTTTTATCCCACATGCAATCAATCCTTCACTTGACCCAGTTTTAACGCTTATTTTAGGTGTGGTAGCATTTGGTATCCGTTACTTATTAAAGAAAAAATACAATATTCAAGGAAGTATGTTCTTACGTCCTTAA
- the ychF gene encoding redox-regulated ATPase YchF, translating into MSLTAGIVGLPNVGKSTLFNAITKAGAEAANYPFATIDPNVGMVEVPDYRLEELTKLVKPKKTVPATFEFTDIAGIVRGASKGEGLGNKFLSHIRQVDAICHVVRCFDDDNITHVEGRVDPLADIDTINLELVLADLESVDKRLARVSKIAKTKDKEAVAELAVLEKIKPVLEEGKSARSIEFTDDELPIVKGLFLLTTKPVLYVANVAEDEIADVENNDYVKQVKEFAATENAEVITVCARAEEEIAELDEDDKKDFLEALGIEESGLDKLIRTAYHLLGLATYFTAGEQEVRAWTFKVGMKAPECAGIIHTDFERGFIRAETVSFIDLKEYGSMSAAKDAGRVRLEGKDYVVQDGDVMLFRFNV; encoded by the coding sequence ATGTCATTAACAGCCGGAATAGTTGGATTACCTAATGTTGGAAAATCAACTTTATTTAATGCAATTACAAAAGCGGGTGCAGAAGCGGCTAACTATCCTTTTGCAACCATTGATCCAAATGTGGGAATGGTAGAAGTACCAGATTATCGTTTGGAAGAATTAACAAAACTAGTAAAGCCTAAAAAAACAGTACCTGCAACATTTGAATTTACTGACATTGCAGGGATTGTTAGAGGAGCAAGTAAAGGTGAAGGGTTAGGAAATAAATTCTTAAGTCACATTCGTCAAGTTGATGCTATCTGTCATGTCGTGCGTTGTTTTGATGATGATAATATCACACACGTTGAAGGACGTGTTGATCCATTAGCTGATATTGATACGATTAATTTAGAGTTAGTGTTGGCAGATTTGGAATCAGTTGATAAACGTCTAGCTCGTGTCTCAAAAATAGCTAAGACAAAAGATAAAGAAGCAGTAGCAGAACTAGCTGTTTTAGAAAAAATCAAGCCAGTATTAGAAGAGGGTAAATCTGCTAGATCGATTGAATTTACAGATGATGAATTACCAATTGTTAAAGGATTATTCCTATTAACAACTAAACCTGTATTATATGTAGCCAACGTGGCTGAAGATGAGATAGCAGATGTTGAAAATAATGATTATGTCAAACAAGTAAAAGAATTTGCAGCAACTGAAAATGCAGAAGTGATTACTGTATGTGCAAGAGCTGAAGAAGAAATAGCTGAACTTGATGAAGATGATAAAAAAGATTTTTTAGAAGCACTAGGTATTGAAGAATCAGGTTTAGATAAATTAATTCGTACAGCGTATCATTTATTAGGGTTAGCAACTTACTTTACAGCTGGAGAACAAGAAGTACGTGCTTGGACATTTAAAGTAGGGATGAAAGCGCCGGAATGTGCGGGTATTATTCATACAGATTTCGAGCGTGGCTTTATCCGTGCTGAAACTGTATCGTTTATAGATTTAAAAGAATATGGCAGCATGAGTGCAGCAAAAGATGCTGGACGTGTACGTTTAGAAGGGAAAGATTACGTTGTACAAGATGGCGACGTAATGTTGTTCCGTTTTAATGTTTAA
- a CDS encoding DUF951 domain-containing protein, whose product MYDLGDVVEMKKPHACQTNRWEIIRMGMDIKIRCLNCQHIVMMPRREFEKKMKKVLEKKED is encoded by the coding sequence ATGTATGATTTAGGTGACGTTGTCGAGATGAAAAAACCACATGCCTGTCAAACGAATCGATGGGAAATTATTCGTATGGGAATGGATATCAAAATAAGATGCTTAAATTGTCAGCATATTGTCATGATGCCTCGACGAGAATTTGAGAAAAAAATGAAAAAAGTATTAGAGAAAAAAGAAGACTAA
- a CDS encoding ParB/RepB/Spo0J family partition protein gives MSKPNKGLGRGIDALFQDLSTIEEVDIQSETVQELPLSDLRPNPYQPRKTFDEKALEELADSIKQSGVFQPIIVRKSSVKGYEIIAGERRFRASKLAGKETIPAIVREFDEARMMQVAVLENLQREDLNPLEEAEAYEMLMKNLDLTQVELSEKLGKSRPYIANYLRLLSLPKVVKDLVQNESLSMGQARTLLGLKKKEDILIVANRAIKEGLTVRQLEQIVNQMNDATKKDSFKKKEHIPKPYYIIESEERLMDKFGTSVSIQEKEGKGKIEIEYLSNSDLTRILDILDIQFD, from the coding sequence GTGAGCAAGCCGAATAAAGGATTAGGACGAGGAATTGATGCATTATTTCAAGATTTATCAACAATAGAAGAGGTTGACATTCAATCTGAAACGGTTCAAGAGTTACCACTATCTGATTTAAGACCAAATCCATATCAACCTCGTAAAACATTTGATGAAAAAGCGTTAGAAGAATTAGCCGATTCTATTAAACAATCAGGTGTATTTCAACCTATTATAGTAAGAAAGTCATCTGTTAAAGGTTATGAAATTATTGCAGGTGAACGCCGTTTTAGAGCATCGAAACTTGCTGGTAAAGAAACAATCCCAGCGATTGTACGCGAGTTTGATGAAGCACGTATGATGCAAGTAGCTGTGCTAGAAAACTTGCAAAGAGAAGATTTAAATCCGTTAGAAGAAGCAGAAGCTTATGAAATGTTAATGAAAAATCTTGATTTAACACAAGTTGAGCTATCTGAAAAATTAGGTAAGAGTCGCCCATATATAGCAAATTACCTACGTTTATTAAGTTTACCTAAAGTAGTGAAAGATTTAGTACAAAATGAGTCTCTATCAATGGGACAAGCTAGAACGTTATTAGGATTGAAGAAAAAAGAAGACATTTTAATTGTAGCAAATAGAGCAATTAAAGAAGGATTAACAGTTCGACAATTGGAACAAATTGTCAACCAGATGAATGATGCAACTAAAAAAGATTCTTTTAAAAAGAAAGAACACATTCCAAAGCCATATTATATTATTGAAAGTGAAGAGCGACTAATGGATAAATTTGGAACGAGTGTTAGTATTCAAGAAAAAGAGGGAAAAGGTAAAATAGAAATAGAATATTTATCTAATTCCGATTTGACTAGAATTTTAGATATTTTAGACATTCAATTTGATTGA